Proteins from a genomic interval of Aquabacterium sp. J223:
- a CDS encoding translocation/assembly module TamB domain-containing protein: MPLALLLVLAGAVVGLWHSDAGLRWALARVPGLQADGVEGRPTGGAYRIARLQWQGGGTTVTLRDLAWQDARWRWRPHPGAWVGLTLVRPAAAEVEVRTTPQPEPDPPMQPPEHLRLPLALAVEDLRLGRVQVNDLPTISGVAADLALGADAGALHRLQRLALQVQGLQLQASAQVGAGGELPLQAALAVATADGARLPWRLTADASGPLRQPRLAGRLDAGPAGQAGLEAVLAPFAPWSLVFADLRPQALDLSVLARGLPATRLDGQARVDGGADGQALRVTADVTNARPGAWDAARLPVRRLQATLAGRPTDPLALTLERLIADLGGDAAAGRLTGDGRLDAGTLDLRLALDAVQPARLHGAAPPMTLSGPVTLRLAGLPTGPTPSPPAPLDAAVGVDLQGRLARRGAPPLRLTTQATLQRAADGRLAFDLPSLQAQAGDASAQAQAAGRQDGNGRWAVTTEGRLRRLDPADWLPLPASRQPSSLTGDWSADVVVAPDAGGLAGVQGRARLRLDEGSRLAGVPLSADARLTSAADRAVGVDGWLQAAGNRLSADGRTTAGEAGLGQWRIALQAPRLDALAPLLALAPGSADWRPTGGSATGQATLAGQWPRLRTEGRIELDALRLPGLAADRLQAQWRFGGLVADAPLGLQLDAAGLAQGERRLQRLQARLDGTLSAHRLSLQADSPLQPPAWAGAAPGGSRLVLEANGRWQPESSGSRWQGTLQQLRAAPRQGGGTPWLQAQDLGLDTRLDAAGRPLQASLAPGRLTVLNAALRWTTARWQAAQGGRAQQARLQAELEPLTVAPLLAALQPQFGWRGDLAIGGRADITLAETLNADVQLSRRSGDLGLRVDGRPLDFGLQALRVTARADGGRWQLAQTLASDRLGRIDGRQTLTGAPGDLAPTGDARLDGRLQLDLPALAAFSPWVPAGWRVDGRLAADVGLGGTLASPDLRGEVSGRELAVRNLFQGVNLRDGRLLVRLDGQRVQVAEGVFRSEGDGLLRLDGEAALSTQPQGRLRVVAERFRALDRVDRRVTVSGSATVALAQQLSVDGRFRLDEGRIDISQSDAPALDDDIVVLNREGTVAPKAPGGSAPPGLALRVAVDLGQQLLLTGRGLDARLGGELDVTTPNGTLAVNGVVRILEGTYTAYGQNLSVARGNVVFTGDAANPRLDIFAIRPDIDQRVGITVSGNAVNPRVRLTSEPELPEIDKLTWLVLGRAPEGLGRADTALLQRAALALVAGDKGGKGGGVAEKVGLDKLTLRGGNAAEGGGAVIGLGKQLSKRLFFGYEHALASAGGYWQIVYRAAGRLTLRARAGLDNAIDAVWTWRWE, from the coding sequence GTGCCGCTGGCGCTGCTGCTGGTGCTGGCGGGCGCGGTCGTGGGGCTGTGGCACAGCGACGCCGGCCTGCGCTGGGCGCTGGCCCGTGTGCCGGGCCTGCAGGCCGACGGCGTCGAAGGCCGGCCCACCGGCGGCGCCTACCGCATCGCCCGGCTGCAGTGGCAGGGCGGCGGCACCACCGTGACCCTGCGCGACCTGGCTTGGCAGGACGCCCGCTGGCGCTGGCGGCCGCACCCGGGCGCCTGGGTCGGCTTGACGCTGGTGCGACCGGCCGCCGCCGAGGTCGAGGTGCGCACCACGCCGCAGCCCGAGCCCGACCCGCCGATGCAGCCGCCGGAGCACCTGCGCCTGCCGCTGGCGCTCGCGGTGGAGGACCTGCGGCTCGGCCGGGTGCAGGTCAACGACCTGCCCACGATCAGCGGCGTGGCGGCCGATCTGGCGCTCGGTGCGGACGCGGGCGCCCTGCACCGCCTGCAGCGGCTGGCGCTGCAGGTGCAGGGGCTGCAGTTGCAGGCCTCCGCGCAGGTGGGCGCCGGTGGCGAGCTGCCGCTGCAGGCCGCTCTCGCCGTGGCGACCGCGGACGGTGCCCGGCTGCCCTGGCGGTTGACCGCCGACGCCAGCGGCCCGCTGCGCCAGCCGCGGCTGGCCGGCCGGCTCGACGCCGGCCCGGCCGGTCAGGCCGGCCTGGAGGCGGTGCTGGCGCCCTTCGCGCCCTGGTCGCTGGTCTTCGCCGACCTGCGGCCGCAGGCGCTGGACCTGTCGGTGCTGGCGCGCGGCCTGCCGGCGACCCGCCTCGACGGACAGGCCCGCGTGGACGGCGGGGCCGACGGGCAGGCCCTGCGCGTCACGGCCGACGTCACCAACGCTCGGCCGGGCGCCTGGGACGCCGCCCGGCTGCCGGTGCGCCGGCTGCAGGCCACCCTCGCCGGACGGCCGACCGACCCGCTGGCCCTGACCCTCGAACGCCTGATCGCCGACCTGGGCGGGGACGCGGCGGCCGGGCGGCTCACCGGCGACGGCCGGCTCGACGCGGGGACACTCGACCTGCGGCTGGCGCTCGACGCCGTGCAGCCGGCACGGCTGCACGGCGCCGCCCCGCCGATGACGCTGAGCGGTCCGGTGACGCTGCGCCTCGCCGGCCTGCCCACCGGGCCGACGCCGTCGCCACCCGCGCCGCTCGACGCGGCGGTCGGCGTCGACCTGCAGGGCCGGCTGGCGCGCCGCGGTGCGCCGCCGCTGCGGCTGACCACCCAGGCCACGCTGCAGCGCGCGGCCGACGGCCGGCTGGCCTTCGACCTGCCCTCGCTGCAGGCGCAGGCGGGCGACGCCTCGGCCCAGGCGCAGGCCGCGGGCCGGCAGGACGGCAACGGCCGCTGGGCCGTCACCACCGAGGGCCGGCTGCGCCGGCTCGACCCGGCCGACTGGCTGCCGCTGCCGGCCAGCCGCCAGCCCTCGTCGCTGACCGGCGACTGGTCGGCCGACGTGGTGGTCGCGCCGGACGCCGGTGGCCTGGCCGGCGTGCAGGGCCGCGCCCGGCTGCGGCTGGACGAGGGCAGCCGCCTGGCAGGCGTGCCGCTGAGCGCCGACGCCCGCCTGACCAGCGCCGCCGACCGTGCGGTGGGCGTCGACGGCTGGCTGCAGGCCGCCGGCAACCGGCTCAGCGCCGACGGCCGCACCACCGCCGGCGAGGCCGGCCTCGGCCAGTGGCGCATCGCCCTGCAGGCGCCGCGACTGGACGCGCTGGCGCCGCTGCTGGCGCTGGCGCCGGGCAGCGCAGACTGGCGGCCCACCGGCGGCTCGGCCACCGGGCAGGCCACGCTGGCCGGCCAGTGGCCCCGCCTGCGCACCGAGGGCCGGATCGAGCTCGACGCGCTGCGCCTGCCGGGCCTGGCCGCCGACCGGCTGCAGGCGCAGTGGCGCTTCGGCGGGCTGGTGGCCGACGCGCCGCTCGGCCTGCAGCTCGACGCCGCCGGCCTGGCCCAGGGCGAGCGCCGGCTGCAGCGGCTGCAGGCACGGCTGGACGGCACGCTGTCCGCGCACCGCCTGTCGCTGCAGGCCGACAGCCCCCTGCAGCCGCCGGCCTGGGCCGGCGCGGCGCCGGGCGGCAGCCGGCTGGTGCTGGAGGCCAACGGCCGCTGGCAGCCCGAGTCGAGCGGCAGCCGCTGGCAGGGCACGCTGCAGCAGCTGCGCGCGGCGCCGCGCCAGGGCGGCGGCACACCCTGGCTGCAGGCGCAGGACCTCGGCCTCGACACCCGGCTCGACGCCGCCGGCCGGCCGCTGCAGGCGTCGTTGGCGCCGGGCCGGCTCACCGTGCTCAACGCCGCGCTGCGCTGGACGACCGCGCGCTGGCAGGCCGCCCAGGGCGGGCGCGCCCAGCAGGCTCGCCTGCAGGCCGAGCTGGAGCCGCTGACGGTGGCGCCGCTGCTGGCCGCGCTGCAGCCGCAGTTCGGCTGGCGCGGCGACCTGGCCATCGGCGGCCGGGCCGACATCACGCTGGCCGAGACCCTGAACGCCGACGTGCAGCTGTCGCGGCGGTCGGGTGACCTCGGCCTGCGGGTGGATGGCCGGCCGCTGGACTTCGGCCTGCAGGCGCTGCGGGTCACCGCCCGGGCCGACGGCGGGCGCTGGCAGCTGGCGCAGACGCTGGCCAGCGACCGCCTCGGCCGCATCGACGGCCGGCAGACCCTGACCGGCGCGCCGGGCGACCTCGCGCCCACCGGCGACGCCCGGCTCGACGGCCGGCTGCAGCTCGACCTGCCGGCGCTGGCCGCCTTCTCCCCCTGGGTGCCCGCCGGCTGGCGCGTCGACGGCCGGCTGGCCGCCGACGTGGGGCTGGGCGGCACGCTGGCCTCGCCCGACCTGCGCGGCGAGGTGTCGGGCCGCGAGCTGGCCGTGCGCAACCTGTTCCAGGGCGTGAACCTGCGCGACGGCCGGCTCCTGGTGCGGCTCGACGGGCAGCGGGTCCAGGTGGCCGAGGGCGTCTTCCGCAGCGAGGGCGACGGCCTGCTGCGGCTGGACGGCGAGGCGGCGCTGTCGACGCAACCGCAGGGCCGGCTGCGGGTGGTGGCCGAGCGCTTCCGCGCGCTCGACCGGGTCGACCGGCGGGTCACCGTCAGCGGCAGCGCCACGGTGGCGCTGGCGCAGCAGCTGTCGGTCGACGGCCGCTTCCGGCTCGACGAGGGCCGCATCGACATCTCGCAGTCGGACGCGCCGGCGCTGGACGACGACATCGTGGTGCTCAACCGCGAGGGCACCGTGGCGCCGAAGGCGCCGGGCGGGTCGGCGCCGCCCGGCCTCGCGCTGCGGGTGGCCGTCGACCTGGGCCAGCAGCTGCTGCTGACCGGCCGTGGGCTGGACGCGCGGCTGGGCGGCGAGCTCGACGTGACCACGCCCAACGGCACGCTGGCGGTCAACGGCGTGGTGCGCATCCTGGAGGGCACGTACACCGCCTACGGACAGAACCTCTCGGTGGCGCGCGGCAACGTCGTCTTCACCGGCGACGCGGCGAACCCCCGGCTCGACATCTTCGCCATTCGGCCGGACATCGACCAGCGCGTCGGCATCACGGTCAGCGGCAATGCGGTCAACCCGCGGGTGCGCCTGACCAGCGAGCCCGAGCTGCCCGAGATCGACAAGCTGACCTGGCTGGTGCTGGGCCGTGCGCCGGAGGGCCTGGGCCGCGCCGACACCGCGCTGCTCCAGCGCGCCGCGCTGGCGCTGGTGGCCGGCGACAAGGGCGGCAAGGGTGGTGGCGTGGCCGAGAAGGTGGGCCTGGACAAGCTGACGCTGCGCGGCGGCAACGCGGCCGAGGGCGGCGGTGCCGTCATCGGGCTCGGCAAGCAGCTGTCGAAGCGGCTCTTCTTCGGCTACGAGCACGCGCTGGCCTCGGCCGGCGGCTACTGGCAGATCGTCTACCGCGCGGCCGGACGCCTCACCCTGCGCGCCCGCGCCGGGCTGGACAACGCCATCGACGCGGTGTGGACCTGGCGCTGGGAGTAG
- a CDS encoding autotransporter assembly complex protein TamA, translating to MLAALCSGCAALRPGGDDEAKAAAAPAEVLRLEVVAPSPLDDLLRQHLDLARVNRLAAGRPVGAQEVQRLVDAAPQQAKALLDTEGHYNAQVRAESLGGDPPRVRVTVTPGPRTVVGSVDLSVTGALAADAAAGQPHARRSRQAFLDAWTLAPGDPFRDADWGRAKDQSMARLRAQGYVAADWRSTRAAVDAATQRAALQAEADSGPLHRTGPLRIVGLNHHDERTVQNIADFPPGTPATETLLLDYQERLQRSGLFDRATVTLATEGADPAAVPVEVRLAERRLQEATFGAGYSANIGPRVSVDYIHRRPFGQAWLARSRVELAQREQGWTGELSTHTLPGLWRNLVSGNVLRQRSDDDRVDSARLRAGRAQETRRISRLVFVETERSLTTNRLGEQRSDALSAHYHVIFRDLDDLLLPTRGQVLSLQGGGGQARSQPGGSGPFARAYARWTGYRPLGSWYGQARVEAGQIFSADDVVPPESMRWRAGGDDSVRGYGYRELAPVVNGSLTSGKVIVTASAEIARPLLARLPDLWWAAFVDAGRAAQRWGDLKPAVGAGVGLRYRSPIGPAKLDIAYGEEDQRFRLHLTVGVTF from the coding sequence TTGCTGGCCGCCCTGTGCTCCGGCTGCGCGGCACTGCGACCCGGCGGCGATGACGAGGCGAAGGCCGCCGCGGCGCCGGCCGAGGTGCTGCGCCTTGAGGTCGTCGCGCCCTCCCCCCTCGACGACCTGCTGCGCCAGCACCTCGACCTGGCGCGGGTGAACCGGCTGGCCGCCGGCCGTCCGGTGGGCGCGCAGGAGGTGCAGCGGCTGGTCGACGCCGCCCCGCAGCAGGCCAAGGCGCTGCTCGACACCGAGGGCCACTACAACGCCCAGGTCCGGGCCGAATCGCTGGGCGGCGATCCGCCTCGCGTGCGGGTCACCGTGACACCCGGACCGCGCACGGTCGTCGGCAGCGTCGACCTGTCGGTCACCGGCGCGCTGGCCGCGGACGCCGCGGCCGGTCAGCCGCACGCCCGGCGATCGCGGCAGGCCTTCCTCGACGCCTGGACCCTGGCGCCGGGCGATCCCTTCCGCGACGCCGACTGGGGCCGCGCCAAGGACCAGTCGATGGCCCGGCTGCGCGCGCAGGGCTACGTCGCGGCCGACTGGCGCAGCACCCGCGCCGCCGTCGACGCGGCGACCCAGCGCGCCGCGCTGCAGGCCGAGGCCGACAGCGGCCCGCTGCACCGCACCGGTCCGCTTCGCATCGTCGGCCTGAACCACCACGACGAGCGGACGGTGCAGAACATCGCCGACTTCCCGCCCGGCACGCCGGCCACCGAGACGCTGCTGCTCGACTACCAGGAGCGGCTGCAGCGCAGCGGCCTGTTCGACCGTGCCACCGTCACGCTGGCCACCGAGGGCGCCGATCCCGCGGCGGTGCCGGTGGAGGTGCGCCTGGCCGAGCGCCGACTGCAGGAGGCGACGTTCGGCGCCGGCTACAGCGCCAACATCGGCCCGCGGGTGTCGGTGGACTACATCCACCGCCGCCCCTTCGGCCAGGCCTGGCTGGCGCGCAGCCGCGTCGAGCTGGCCCAGCGCGAGCAGGGCTGGACCGGCGAGCTGAGCACCCACACGCTGCCGGGCCTGTGGCGCAACCTGGTCTCCGGCAACGTGCTGCGCCAGCGCTCGGACGACGACCGCGTCGACTCGGCCCGCCTGCGCGCCGGCCGGGCGCAGGAGACCCGGCGCATCAGCCGCCTGGTGTTCGTCGAGACCGAACGGTCGTTGACGACGAACCGCCTCGGCGAGCAGCGCTCCGACGCGCTGTCCGCGCACTACCACGTCATCTTCCGCGACCTCGACGACCTGCTGCTGCCCACGCGCGGTCAGGTGCTGTCGCTGCAGGGCGGCGGCGGGCAGGCGCGCTCGCAGCCGGGCGGCAGCGGGCCCTTCGCGCGGGCCTATGCGCGCTGGACCGGTTACCGCCCGCTCGGCAGCTGGTACGGGCAGGCCCGGGTGGAGGCCGGCCAGATCTTTTCCGCCGACGACGTGGTGCCCCCGGAGTCGATGCGCTGGCGCGCCGGTGGCGACGACTCGGTGCGCGGTTACGGTTACCGCGAGCTGGCGCCGGTGGTCAACGGCTCGCTGACCAGCGGCAAGGTCATCGTCACCGCCAGCGCCGAGATCGCGCGGCCGCTGCTGGCCCGGCTGCCCGACCTGTGGTGGGCCGCCTTCGTCGACGCCGGCCGTGCCGCGCAGCGCTGGGGCGACCTGAAGCCGGCCGTCGGCGCCGGCGTCGGCCTGCGCTACCGCAGCCCGATCGGACCGGCCAAGCTCGACATCGCCTACGGCGAGGAGGACCAGCGCTTCCGCCTGCACCTCACCGTGGGGGTGACCTTCTGA
- a CDS encoding ThiF family adenylyltransferase, whose amino-acid sequence MSAVLKERAAVHGLHGIEPQGEPCFDYDEAFSRNLGWVTADEQQRLKHTRVCIAGLGGVGGVYLLTLARMGVGAFSIADFDHFSLANFNRQAGANVDSVGRSKLEVMVEMARQINPELDIRCFPDGVNERNLDAFLDGGDAYLDGLDFFALGIRQRVFQACRTRGIPATTVAPLGMGAALLNFTPDGMSFDDYFGLDGQDEDEQALRFLVGLSPAMLQMKYLVDPSRVNLTERRGPSTIAAVQLCSAIAATEVLKAVLGRGKRVAAPSGLHYDAYHHRLKKTWRPGGHRHPLQRLLRRIAGRRLAAKAAQERQAAG is encoded by the coding sequence ATGAGTGCAGTACTGAAGGAACGTGCAGCCGTCCATGGCCTGCACGGCATCGAGCCCCAGGGTGAGCCCTGCTTCGACTACGACGAGGCGTTCTCGCGCAACCTCGGCTGGGTCACCGCCGACGAGCAGCAGCGGCTGAAGCACACCCGGGTGTGCATCGCCGGGCTGGGCGGCGTCGGCGGGGTCTACCTGCTGACGCTGGCGCGCATGGGCGTCGGCGCCTTCTCGATCGCCGACTTCGACCATTTCTCGCTGGCCAACTTCAACCGCCAGGCCGGCGCCAACGTCGACAGCGTCGGCCGCTCCAAGCTCGAGGTGATGGTGGAGATGGCCCGCCAGATCAACCCGGAGCTGGACATCCGCTGCTTCCCCGACGGCGTCAACGAGCGCAACCTCGACGCCTTCCTCGACGGCGGCGACGCCTACCTGGACGGGCTGGACTTCTTCGCCCTCGGCATCCGGCAGCGCGTCTTCCAGGCCTGCCGCACACGCGGCATCCCGGCGACGACGGTGGCGCCGCTGGGCATGGGCGCGGCGCTGCTGAACTTCACGCCGGACGGCATGAGCTTCGACGACTACTTCGGCCTCGACGGGCAGGACGAGGACGAGCAGGCGCTGCGCTTCCTGGTCGGCCTGTCGCCGGCGATGCTGCAGATGAAGTACCTGGTCGACCCGTCCCGGGTCAACCTGACCGAGCGCCGCGGTCCCTCGACCATCGCCGCGGTGCAGCTGTGCAGCGCCATCGCCGCCACCGAGGTGCTGAAGGCGGTGCTCGGCCGTGGCAAGCGGGTCGCCGCGCCCAGCGGGCTGCACTACGACGCCTACCACCACCGGTTGAAGAAGACCTGGCGGCCGGGCGGTCACCGCCACCCGCTGCAGCGGCTGCTGCGCCGCATCGCCGGCCGGCGACTCGCGGCGAAGGCGGCGCAGGAACGGCAGGCCGCCGGCTGA
- a CDS encoding N-acyl amino acid synthase FeeM domain-containing protein: MNSSTLHLPAAAVRAVQDHSTRHANVAPRGPQEIACGTLSGEQRFAISVVPGGAQRAHAAQLLQRMYAHRGYLGVQLPPEGARHAVTLVAHENEQTVGTLTVGFEQQGRLLADELFAEEIDRLRDAGHRVCEFTKLAMDPMLSSKRVLAGIFHVAYLCAHRVEGQDRLVVEVNPRHVAFYRRLLGFAPLGPERWNRRVDAPAVLLGLDLTHARREIARVGGQPERAAVERSLYPHFFAASQEPAMATRLANARGERQAVAHQGFWSSVLEPLEDAFEALVPGHGVRSATV; this comes from the coding sequence GTGAATTCCAGCACGCTGCATTTGCCTGCCGCCGCCGTACGCGCTGTGCAGGACCACTCGACGCGCCACGCCAACGTCGCGCCGCGAGGGCCGCAGGAAATCGCCTGCGGCACCCTGTCGGGCGAGCAGCGGTTCGCCATTTCCGTGGTGCCTGGCGGTGCGCAACGCGCCCACGCCGCCCAGCTGCTGCAGCGCATGTACGCCCACCGTGGCTACCTCGGCGTGCAGTTGCCGCCCGAGGGTGCCCGCCACGCGGTGACGCTGGTGGCGCACGAGAACGAGCAGACCGTCGGCACGCTGACGGTCGGCTTCGAGCAGCAGGGCCGCCTGCTGGCCGACGAGCTGTTCGCCGAGGAGATCGACCGGCTGCGCGACGCCGGCCACCGGGTGTGCGAGTTCACCAAGCTGGCGATGGACCCGATGCTGTCGTCCAAGCGGGTGCTGGCCGGCATCTTCCACGTCGCCTACCTGTGCGCGCACCGTGTCGAGGGCCAGGACCGCCTGGTGGTGGAGGTCAACCCGCGGCACGTCGCCTTCTACCGCCGCCTGCTCGGCTTCGCGCCGCTGGGTCCCGAGCGCTGGAACCGGCGGGTCGACGCCCCCGCCGTGCTGCTCGGCCTGGACCTGACCCACGCCCGGCGGGAGATCGCCCGCGTCGGCGGCCAGCCGGAACGGGCGGCCGTCGAGCGTTCGCTGTACCCGCACTTCTTCGCCGCCTCGCAGGAGCCGGCGATGGCCACCCGCCTGGCCAACGCCCGTGGCGAGCGCCAGGCCGTGGCGCACCAGGGCTTCTGGTCGTCGGTGCTGGAGCCGCTGGAGGACGCGTTCGAAGCGCTGGTGCCGGGCCACGGCGTCCGGTCCGCCACCGTCTGA
- a CDS encoding FxDxF family PEP-CTERM protein: MQFRLKALVAAATLATGGYASAITISGLTLPDGAQIHAGTVYENIVTAPGQTLAGYGTVGQINGMPLSSYCSGCELTFTFGGYVVQTITSPTDVTFSGGWINFYLDGSPDFNKDTAASASDGTLFLTLAGRGLTSSNVNTGSGLLQGSGNGVADVDFTGNANGNTVGAGAVANAFFNTNTFAGADVLFNTSYTIYNNGSPLCPSGAPCVVGSADMHAAPIPEPETYALMLAGIGVVGLVAKRRRASR, translated from the coding sequence ATGCAGTTCAGGCTCAAGGCCTTGGTCGCCGCGGCAACGCTGGCCACGGGCGGCTACGCATCCGCCATCACCATCAGCGGTCTCACCTTGCCCGACGGGGCGCAAATCCATGCCGGCACGGTGTACGAGAACATCGTCACGGCGCCAGGCCAGACGCTGGCCGGCTACGGCACGGTGGGGCAGATCAACGGCATGCCGCTGTCGTCGTACTGCAGCGGCTGCGAGCTGACCTTCACCTTCGGCGGCTACGTCGTCCAGACCATCACCTCACCGACCGACGTCACCTTCTCCGGCGGCTGGATCAACTTCTACCTCGACGGCTCGCCGGACTTCAACAAGGACACGGCCGCCTCCGCCAGCGACGGAACCCTGTTCCTCACGCTGGCCGGCCGCGGGCTGACGAGCAGCAACGTCAACACCGGGTCCGGCCTGCTGCAGGGCTCGGGCAACGGCGTCGCGGACGTGGACTTCACCGGCAACGCGAACGGCAACACGGTGGGCGCGGGGGCGGTGGCCAACGCCTTCTTCAACACCAACACCTTTGCCGGTGCCGACGTGTTGTTCAACACGTCCTACACCATCTACAACAATGGCTCCCCGCTCTGCCCCAGCGGTGCACCCTGCGTGGTGGGCAGCGCCGACATGCACGCCGCCCCGATCCCGGAGCCCGAGACCTACGCGCTGATGCTCGCCGGCATCGGTGTGGTCGGGCTCGTGGCCAAGCGGCGCCGCGCCAGCCGCTGA